From one ANME-2 cluster archaeon genomic stretch:
- a CDS encoding HAD-IC family P-type ATPase, whose amino-acid sequence MEKTVSSNEIKWYQLSVNHVFEKQRSGPSGLSPDEAKARLGKYGFNELTFKSRSPLIRFLMQFNSPLIYILLACAAITTALSIWKGADMWMDSVVILAVVLANTVIGFIQEGKAEESVEALGKLMTPECTVIRDNETIVIPARELVPGDVVILEGGNKVPADMRLFRTKNLSTDEAALTGESVPVAKHTDPVMRKATIADQKCMAFSGTFVTKGLGYGIVIGTGSQAEIGRIATLITRTKKIVTPLTRRMADFTRFLVIAILTITFINFLLAVWFGYDVIYAFLASVSMAVAAIPEGLPAIVTMSLAFGVTAMARKNAIIKRLPAAETLGCTTVICSDKTGTLTKNQMTVSWIYSGGQDYRVSGVGYEPSGEFTPQEMTDELRETLRAGYLCNNAGIVENGGYSIRGDPTEGALLVCAMKAGIDDDLVKLDEIPFESEQQYMATLHEAESGNIIYVKGSPERILEMCSTRMEDRNIRPVNKEKTLEKANEMAEEALRLIAMAFKVTDKTTLDERDLRDMTFLGIQGMIDPPREEAIDGVKKCRDAGIRVAMVTGDYASTAKAIAAKLGIDTHRVLTGDELSRMSDDELYSVVEDTSVYARVTPEHKLRITQAMQKHGHVVAVTGDGVNDAPALKAADIGIAMGITGTEVSKEASDMILADDNFATVVAAVEEGRYVYDNIKKVILYSLPTNGGQAILVLGAIMLAPFLALFHDRLPLEPVQILWINLLDAVALALPIIKEPMEKDLLKKPPRNMNERITDSPFFKKVGLVSLVMAVSGFAIFYYRGMPAIDGNLILDPYLLTQAQTAAFTTVMLVHIGYLITARSITESAFTFSPFSNRWVLAGILITVGLQLAIVYAPPYIGINPLKTAPLPLDWWGLMILAALPGFFVIEIEKWLTKRLGKRRRT is encoded by the coding sequence ATGGAAAAAACTGTATCATCAAATGAAATCAAATGGTATCAACTGTCTGTGAACCACGTTTTCGAAAAACAGCGGTCAGGACCATCAGGACTTTCCCCGGATGAGGCAAAGGCAAGACTTGGCAAATACGGGTTCAATGAATTGACATTTAAGTCACGAAGTCCACTTATTCGATTTTTGATGCAGTTCAACAGCCCGTTGATCTACATCCTGCTTGCCTGTGCTGCGATCACCACTGCTCTTAGTATATGGAAAGGCGCGGATATGTGGATGGATTCAGTAGTCATCCTTGCCGTGGTCCTTGCAAATACCGTAATCGGCTTTATCCAGGAAGGAAAAGCTGAAGAATCGGTGGAAGCGCTTGGGAAGTTGATGACACCTGAGTGCACCGTGATACGGGATAATGAGACGATTGTCATACCTGCAAGGGAACTGGTCCCGGGGGATGTAGTGATCCTGGAGGGCGGGAATAAAGTCCCTGCAGATATGCGGCTGTTCCGTACAAAGAATCTGAGCACAGATGAGGCAGCATTGACAGGAGAGTCCGTACCTGTGGCCAAGCATACTGACCCGGTTATGAGAAAAGCGACTATTGCGGACCAGAAGTGCATGGCATTTAGCGGTACGTTCGTCACGAAAGGGCTCGGATATGGAATCGTTATCGGTACCGGTAGCCAGGCAGAGATTGGAAGGATCGCAACACTGATTACCCGGACAAAAAAGATCGTAACACCGCTTACGAGAAGGATGGCGGACTTTACACGGTTCCTTGTCATTGCGATCCTCACAATCACCTTTATTAATTTTCTCCTGGCAGTATGGTTCGGGTACGATGTAATATATGCATTCCTCGCTTCGGTATCCATGGCAGTCGCCGCTATACCTGAAGGACTGCCCGCAATAGTGACCATGTCCCTGGCATTCGGTGTGACCGCAATGGCGCGAAAGAATGCGATAATCAAAAGATTACCTGCAGCAGAGACCCTTGGATGCACCACAGTCATATGCTCGGATAAGACCGGGACCCTCACCAAGAACCAGATGACGGTTTCCTGGATATATTCGGGCGGACAGGACTACAGGGTGAGCGGGGTCGGATACGAACCCTCTGGAGAATTCACTCCGCAGGAGATGACTGATGAGTTGAGGGAAACATTGAGGGCAGGGTATCTTTGCAATAATGCAGGTATCGTGGAAAATGGCGGATATTCCATACGTGGAGACCCGACCGAAGGTGCATTGTTGGTTTGTGCAATGAAAGCGGGTATTGACGATGACCTGGTAAAGCTGGACGAGATCCCGTTCGAGTCTGAACAGCAGTACATGGCTACACTCCATGAGGCAGAGAGTGGGAATATCATCTATGTGAAGGGGTCACCAGAGCGGATACTGGAGATGTGCAGTACCAGGATGGAAGATAGGAACATCAGACCGGTCAACAAAGAGAAGACACTGGAAAAAGCCAATGAGATGGCAGAGGAAGCGCTCAGGCTGATTGCCATGGCATTCAAGGTAACTGACAAAACGACGCTTGATGAGCGCGACCTGAGGGACATGACGTTTCTCGGGATCCAGGGAATGATTGACCCGCCAAGAGAAGAAGCGATTGACGGGGTGAAAAAATGCAGGGATGCAGGTATACGGGTTGCAATGGTGACCGGGGACTATGCAAGTACGGCGAAAGCCATTGCCGCAAAACTGGGAATAGATACTCACAGGGTGTTGACCGGAGATGAGCTGTCACGTATGAGTGATGATGAACTGTATAGTGTCGTAGAAGATACCTCGGTATATGCACGGGTTACACCTGAACACAAATTACGAATCACACAGGCTATGCAAAAGCATGGACATGTTGTCGCAGTAACCGGCGATGGTGTGAACGACGCACCTGCGCTGAAGGCTGCTGATATTGGAATTGCCATGGGTATCACGGGAACGGAAGTGAGCAAGGAAGCTTCTGACATGATTCTTGCTGATGACAACTTTGCAACCGTGGTTGCTGCGGTGGAAGAGGGAAGGTATGTGTACGACAATATTAAAAAAGTCATCCTGTACTCGCTCCCGACAAACGGGGGGCAGGCGATACTGGTGCTGGGAGCTATTATGCTTGCTCCGTTCCTGGCACTCTTCCACGACCGCCTCCCGCTCGAACCTGTGCAGATCCTCTGGATAAACCTTCTCGATGCGGTGGCACTCGCGCTGCCGATCATTAAAGAACCTATGGAGAAGGACCTGCTCAAAAAACCTCCGAGAAATATGAATGAACGGATTACCGACTCTCCATTCTTCAAGAAGGTCGGACTTGTCTCCCTTGTTATGGCGGTATCAGGTTTTGCGATATTTTATTACCGCGGGATGCCGGCAATTGATGGAAACCTGATACTTGACCCGTACCTGCTCACCCAGGCGCAAACCGCTGCGTTCACAACCGTGATGCTTGTACATATCGGCTATTTGATTACTGCGCGCTCGATTACCGAATCTGCATTCACCTTCAGTCCTTTCTCAAACAGATGGGTACTTGCAGGTATTCTCATTACTGTTGGGCTGCAACTTGCAATTGTCTATGCTCCCCCCTACATCGGGATAAATCCGCTAAAGACCGCACCCCTACCGCTCGACTGGTGGGGGCTTATGATACTGGCTGCACTTCCGGGATTTTTTGTTATCGAGATAGAGAAGTGGTTGACGAAACGGTTGGGGAAAAGGAGGAGAACATAG
- the crcB gene encoding fluoride efflux transporter CrcB, with the protein MPLDIIRCYRKSWKTTEDQRRAEDYTGGSNLGYKTLLIIGIGGFLGATSRYYLSGLVRHDNFPYGTLLVNFIGCLVLGLLIFSHIYQGYFSDTTRNFIAIGLLGSFTTMSTFSYETVRLFNESNIMMGYGNILMNIVLSISGIYVGRFIVTSLSI; encoded by the coding sequence ATGCCATTGGATATCATCAGGTGCTATCGGAAATCGTGGAAAACTACAGAAGACCAGCGGAGAGCAGAGGATTACACAGGAGGCAGTAACTTGGGATACAAAACGCTTTTAATAATCGGCATTGGTGGATTCCTGGGTGCTACGTCACGGTATTACCTGTCAGGACTGGTCAGGCATGACAATTTTCCCTACGGGACCCTTCTGGTCAACTTTATAGGGTGCCTGGTCCTGGGATTGTTGATATTCTCACATATATACCAGGGATATTTTTCTGATACGACCAGGAATTTTATCGCTATAGGACTTCTGGGTTCGTTCACCACCATGTCAACATTTTCCTACGAGACCGTGCGGCTGTTCAATGAATCCAATATAATGATGGGGTATGGGAATATACTCATGAACATTGTGTTGAGCATTTCCGGGATTTATGTTGGCAGGTTCATTGTAACGTCATTAAGCATTTGA
- a CDS encoding protease inhibitor I42 family protein produces MGIRPITQIIILSILTTLIMLSGCTENNDGQPQVDDNNSGNGQFIYGDAAVENIDIMILESFPVQVIVKAAGYLPDGCTEINNVTTSRNGNTFTISITTIRPAAVMCTQAIVPFNETIPLNVLGLKAGIYNVTVNTVSDSFELHMDNAITEGLDGEGMELKMGNTFYVQLNENPTTGFSWMMDTTDGLVVVNDEYIAPDPGLVGAGGVHVWEIQAVATGTHQVSALYRRSWENVTGDEQIFGFTAEVI; encoded by the coding sequence ATGGGAATCAGGCCGATAACCCAAATAATAATACTTTCAATCCTCACAACGCTGATCATGCTTAGCGGATGCACTGAAAACAATGATGGTCAGCCGCAGGTTGATGATAACAATTCCGGCAATGGACAGTTTATTTATGGGGACGCTGCAGTTGAAAATATAGATATAATGATACTTGAATCGTTTCCGGTGCAGGTGATAGTGAAAGCTGCAGGATACCTTCCCGATGGCTGTACCGAGATAAACAATGTCACTACAAGCAGGAACGGGAACACATTTACCATCAGCATTACAACGATCCGGCCTGCTGCTGTCATGTGCACCCAGGCAATCGTACCTTTTAATGAGACCATCCCGCTTAATGTCCTTGGACTCAAGGCCGGCATCTATAATGTGACGGTCAATACCGTAAGCGATTCATTTGAACTGCACATGGACAATGCCATTACCGAGGGCTTGGACGGAGAAGGTATGGAATTGAAAATGGGCAATACCTTTTATGTTCAGCTCAATGAGAACCCCACAACAGGATTTTCATGGATGATGGATACCACTGACGGACTTGTTGTGGTCAATGATGAGTACATTGCACCCGACCCCGGACTGGTGGGTGCGGGCGGAGTTCACGTGTGGGAGATACAGGCGGTTGCAACAGGGACGCACCAGGTCTCAGCTTTGTACAGGCGCTCATGGGAAAATGTGACCGGGGATGAGCAGATATTTGGATTTACCGCAGAGGTCATTTAA